One Paenibacillus sp. SYP-B4298 genomic window, GGTATCGTGTATCTCATTATGGTTCTGGCCTTCGGCAATGCAAGCACGCCATTTGCTATTCTATTCTCCTTGCCGATGGCAGTTATCGGCGGGTTGATCGGCTTGCTAGTGACCGGTGAATCGCTGAATGTGACGACCTTGATCGGCTTCATGATGCTGATCGGTATCGTTATTACGAACGCGATCGTACTGCTTGACCGCGCCCAGCAATTGCTGGCGGAAGGCATGACCGTGCGCAGCGCCATCGTCGAAGCCGGTATGGTCAGGCTGCGGCCGATCATCATGACAGCAGGAGCGACGATTGCAGCGATGCTGCCGCTCGCGATCGGGATGTTCCATTCCGGTGCGAACGTATCGCTCGTCTCCAAAGGGCTCGCGATCGTCGTTATTGGCGGGTTAACCTCGTCTACGCTGCTGACGCTTGTTGTTGTGCCGGTGGTCTATGAGACGCTGGAGGTATGGAAGGCGAAGCTGTCGCGCGCCGGACGCCGTGATCGCGCCAAGGGTGGCAGTCAACCAAAGACAGAGACCGGCATGTAGTGGACATTCAGATCACAGACAAGCAAGCGGAATAGCAAGGCACAGGCTATAATTTGAGAAAGGGGAACCATCCAACATGAACCGAAAAGGAATTCTATCCCGCTATCGCATGAAGGCGGCTCTGCTGCTGCTGGGAGCCTCCATCATGGCTGCTGGCTGCACGAATACACAAGGAGCGGAGCCGGAGAACGGGACTGCGGAGTCGAAAGGGCTGCCCAAGGTGAAAATCGAGCAAGTCGGCAGACACAGTATGGGGGAGCCGCGCGAGCAGATTGGTGAAGTGACGGCGGCGATCAAATTCGATATGATCGCCAAGACCGGCGGCGAGGTCGTCGAGCGGGTCAAGCAAAATGGCGATACGGTCAAAAAGAATGACGTCATCGCTCGCATCAGCTCGGAACGGGCAGATGCCCAACTGGAAAATGCGCAAACCCAGGTGCGAATTGCCCGCGAAGCGCTGGCAGCCAGCAGCAAGTCCGTGCAATTGCAGCGTGAGAAGCTGCTCAAGGATATTAAGGATGCGGAAAATGCGTACAAGGAGATACGCATGACTCAGGACGATACCGCGGCGGAGAAAGCCAAGGATGCAGTAGAGCTGCTTCAGCGGCAGTTGTCCGTGATGGATTCTTCCAACAACGTGGCGCAGTTGGAGGCTTCTGTTGCCTCTGCGGAGGCGGGACTGAAGGACGTTCAGCTATCGCTCGGGGACTATGTGATTAAGGCGCCGTCGGATGGCGTGCTGACGAATCTGACGGTACGTGAAGGAAGCTATCTGCAGGCGGGTTCAGTCATTGGTGTTGTGCAGAAGACAGAGCGGATCGTGATCGAGGTCAAGCTGACCGAGAAAGCGGCTGAGCTTGTGCGCGGCAAAAAGGAATTGGTCTTCTACAGTGCGGATGGCGCCTCCGGCAAGCTCAAGGCTCGTATCAATTCTGTGGACCTGTTCGCCAACCCTAGCACACGACTGTTCGCTATGGAGCTGGAGGCGGATAACCCAGGCGGTGTGATCAAGCCGGGCAGCAGAGTGCATGTCCAGTTGACGACAGAGGATGAGGAGAATGTTGTGGCGATTCCATCTCTGAGCGTCGTTCGCGAGGGCGATGAGACCTTCGTCTTTGTCGCCAAAGGATCGGTGGCAGAGAAGCGCAAAATCGAGCTGGGTCGAATGAAAGGATCGTATCAGGAGGTACTCTCTGGCCTGGCTGTATCGGATCAACTCGTCGTCAGCGGACAGCATCAGCTTGCCGATCAGGCACAGATTGAGATTGAGAGCTGAATCTGGTTCTATAGCCAGTGATAAGGAGGGGCGGCA contains:
- a CDS encoding efflux RND transporter periplasmic adaptor subunit, whose protein sequence is MNRKGILSRYRMKAALLLLGASIMAAGCTNTQGAEPENGTAESKGLPKVKIEQVGRHSMGEPREQIGEVTAAIKFDMIAKTGGEVVERVKQNGDTVKKNDVIARISSERADAQLENAQTQVRIAREALAASSKSVQLQREKLLKDIKDAENAYKEIRMTQDDTAAEKAKDAVELLQRQLSVMDSSNNVAQLEASVASAEAGLKDVQLSLGDYVIKAPSDGVLTNLTVREGSYLQAGSVIGVVQKTERIVIEVKLTEKAAELVRGKKELVFYSADGASGKLKARINSVDLFANPSTRLFAMELEADNPGGVIKPGSRVHVQLTTEDEENVVAIPSLSVVREGDETFVFVAKGSVAEKRKIELGRMKGSYQEVLSGLAVSDQLVVSGQHQLADQAQIEIES